A window from Tenacibaculum singaporense encodes these proteins:
- a CDS encoding MATE family efflux transporter: MTDNNQTSKQTIFSLFKDAVLGRQQDFTTGSIRKAIFLLAIPMILEMLMESIFALVDIIYVSRVSVNAVATVGLTESVLTLVYAVAIGLSMAATALVARRTGEKDSEGANQTAVQVIFLGVFISILISIVGIVYPREILALMGGEPDLIAEGYGYTRVLLGGNITVMLLFLINAVFRGAGNASIAMWTLILSNGLNIILDPIFIFGLGPIPAYGVEGAAIATTIGRGTAVIAQLGVLFFGAGKIKIAVKDLVVRVSVMINLIKVSLGGIGQFIIGTSSWVFLMRIMSEFGSEVLAGYTIAIRIMMFTLMPAWGMSNAAATLVGQNLGAQQPERAEKSVWITSKYCAFFMGAVSLIYIFFAPTFLGWFSENTEVVENGALCLRIMAAGYIAYAYGMVVIQSFNGSGDTKTPTYINFVCFWLFQLPFAYVMAITLGFGPIGVFLAITLAEVLIAVVGIWMFKKGKWKSVKV, translated from the coding sequence ATGACTGATAACAATCAAACATCAAAACAAACCATATTCTCACTTTTTAAAGATGCTGTTTTAGGAAGACAGCAAGATTTTACGACTGGAAGTATTCGTAAAGCAATTTTTTTATTAGCAATTCCGATGATTTTAGAAATGCTGATGGAATCTATTTTTGCCTTGGTAGATATTATTTATGTATCAAGGGTAAGTGTAAACGCAGTCGCTACCGTAGGATTAACAGAGTCTGTACTTACGTTAGTGTATGCTGTAGCCATAGGGTTAAGTATGGCGGCAACTGCTTTAGTCGCTCGAAGAACAGGAGAGAAGGATTCAGAAGGAGCAAATCAAACAGCAGTTCAAGTTATATTTTTAGGAGTTTTTATTTCTATCCTTATCAGTATTGTTGGAATTGTATATCCAAGAGAAATACTAGCACTCATGGGAGGCGAGCCTGATTTAATTGCTGAAGGTTACGGATATACTCGTGTATTATTGGGCGGAAACATAACAGTAATGTTATTGTTTTTAATCAATGCTGTTTTTAGAGGAGCAGGAAATGCATCTATTGCAATGTGGACGTTGATTTTATCGAACGGATTAAATATTATACTTGATCCTATTTTTATTTTTGGGTTAGGACCGATACCTGCATATGGAGTAGAGGGAGCAGCTATAGCAACAACGATTGGAAGAGGTACGGCAGTTATAGCGCAATTAGGAGTATTGTTTTTTGGAGCAGGTAAAATAAAAATAGCGGTTAAAGATTTAGTGGTCAGAGTTTCTGTAATGATAAACTTAATAAAAGTGTCATTAGGAGGAATAGGGCAGTTTATTATCGGAACTTCAAGTTGGGTGTTTTTAATGCGAATTATGTCTGAATTTGGTAGTGAAGTGTTAGCAGGATATACAATTGCTATTCGAATAATGATGTTTACCTTAATGCCTGCTTGGGGAATGAGTAATGCAGCAGCAACATTGGTAGGGCAAAACTTAGGAGCACAACAACCAGAAAGAGCAGAGAAATCTGTTTGGATAACGAGTAAATATTGTGCCTTTTTCATGGGGGCTGTCTCATTGATTTACATATTCTTTGCTCCAACTTTTTTAGGATGGTTTTCTGAAAATACTGAAGTTGTTGAAAATGGGGCTTTGTGTTTGCGAATTATGGCAGCTGGATACATAGCATATGCTTATGGAATGGTTGTAATTCAATCTTTCAATGGTTCAGGAGATACCAAAACACCAACCTATATCAACTTTGTGTGCTTTTGGTTATTTCAATTACCGTTTGCATATGTAATGGCTATTACACTAGGTTTTGGTCCTATAGGAGTTTTTTTAGCAATAACTTTAGCAGAAGTTTTAATTGCAGTTGTTGGTATTTGGATGTTTAAAAAAGGAAAATGGAAATCTGTTAAGGTATAA
- a CDS encoding GNAT family N-acetyltransferase, translating to MIKIKNISAQETYNIRLAVLRNNIDLPYKFKEDEYESSFHLGAFHNNKLVGIASFIQNRKEAIKGEQYQLRGMATLPEMRGMGAGRLLLEEAKNILKTKNIDVLWCNARKEAVGFYKSLDFVIIGEEFEVQKVGTHFKMYTKV from the coding sequence ATGATAAAAATAAAAAATATATCAGCTCAAGAAACCTATAATATTCGATTAGCTGTTTTACGAAACAACATTGATTTACCTTACAAGTTTAAGGAAGATGAGTATGAAAGTAGTTTTCATTTAGGGGCTTTTCATAATAATAAATTGGTAGGTATAGCATCTTTTATACAGAATAGAAAAGAAGCTATTAAAGGAGAGCAATATCAGTTAAGAGGAATGGCTACTTTACCAGAAATGAGAGGTATGGGAGCTGGAAGATTATTGTTAGAAGAAGCAAAAAACATTTTAAAAACTAAAAACATTGATGTTTTATGGTGTAATGCTAGAAAAGAAGCTGTTGGTTTTTATAAGAGTCTAGATTTTGTAATAATAGGAGAGGAGTTTGAAGTGCAAAAAGTAGGTACTCATTTTAAAATGTACACTAAAGTCTGA
- a CDS encoding trans-sulfuration enzyme family protein: MNTKQKLGINTICTYVGEIKDDQFKGAISPIYMSTSYQFDNVDVKRYPRYFNTPNQEALCKKIAALEKTEAGLLFGSGMAAISTSLLAFLQKGNHVVLQETLYGGTYNFVVEEFDKFGIEYSFTNSLAIEDFEKEIQQNTRVIFIETPSNPLLKVVDIKSVASLAKQHGIITMIDNTFASPINQTPVDFGIDIMIHSATKYMGGHSDILAGAVAASEEHIQRIWNLAKNLGGSLSDFTVWMLERSLKTMNLRVKRQSKNALKMAKYLERNEHIARVYYPGLKSHTNYELAKSQMKYFGGMLSFELQEEIDAMTFQRNLKLIKPSMSLAGVESTVLSPTQTSHALLSPEERAKQGIKDGLIRFSVGIEETKDLIQDIEQALQKTIQ, encoded by the coding sequence ATGAATACCAAGCAAAAATTAGGCATTAATACTATTTGTACATATGTTGGCGAAATAAAAGATGATCAGTTTAAAGGAGCTATTTCACCAATTTATATGTCAACTTCTTATCAATTTGATAATGTTGATGTAAAAAGGTACCCGCGTTATTTTAATACGCCTAATCAGGAAGCTTTGTGTAAAAAAATAGCAGCTTTAGAAAAAACGGAAGCAGGTTTACTATTTGGTTCAGGTATGGCGGCTATTAGTACTTCTTTACTAGCTTTTTTACAAAAAGGAAATCATGTAGTATTACAGGAAACACTATACGGGGGAACCTATAATTTTGTGGTAGAAGAGTTTGATAAATTTGGAATAGAATATTCGTTTACCAATAGTTTAGCTATTGAAGATTTTGAAAAAGAAATCCAACAAAACACACGTGTAATTTTTATTGAAACGCCATCTAATCCTTTATTAAAAGTGGTAGATATAAAATCTGTCGCAAGTTTAGCAAAACAGCACGGTATAATAACAATGATTGATAATACCTTTGCCTCACCAATTAATCAAACACCAGTGGATTTTGGAATTGATATTATGATACATTCTGCGACAAAGTACATGGGAGGTCATTCAGATATATTGGCAGGAGCTGTTGCAGCTTCAGAAGAGCACATACAACGAATATGGAATTTAGCAAAGAATTTAGGAGGTAGCCTAAGTGATTTTACAGTGTGGATGTTAGAGCGTAGTTTAAAAACAATGAACTTACGTGTAAAACGTCAAAGTAAAAATGCGTTGAAAATGGCAAAATATTTAGAGAGAAATGAACATATAGCTAGGGTGTACTATCCAGGATTAAAATCGCATACAAATTATGAGTTGGCTAAATCTCAAATGAAGTATTTTGGAGGTATGTTGTCTTTTGAGTTACAGGAAGAAATAGATGCTATGACTTTTCAACGTAATTTAAAACTTATAAAACCGTCTATGAGTTTAGCAGGAGTAGAAAGTACGGTGTTGAGCCCTACACAAACTTCTCATGCGTTGCTTTCACCTGAAGAAAGAGCAAAACAAGGAATAAAAGATGGGCTTATTCGTTTTTCGGTAGGAATAGAAGAAACAAAAGATTTAATTCAAGATATAGAACAAGCATTACAAAAAACAATACAATAA
- a CDS encoding lysophospholipid acyltransferase family protein — translation MKLLIFIIVYPLVWILSILPMRLLYIISDFFRLVIFNLIGYRKKVVIQNLKTAFPEKDDKEIKNITKKFYIHFFDLIFESIKSFTISEKEILKRYKYKNPEIINKLAKEGKSIALVGAHQANWEWSFSLPLVLDLHVFGAYTKLANKYFEKAVKSSRSKFGITGFKTSETVKGIHKNYQNNIQGLYILLSDQSPQVHKSHYWTNFLSVRVPIHTGAEMLSKKYNLAVVNYCAKKIKRGYYETEFELITESPKDFENYQITDKYLEITEKNIKAQPEFYLWTHKRFKHKDKYEQWLKNRKASQ, via the coding sequence ATGAAACTACTCATCTTTATTATTGTGTATCCGCTAGTATGGATATTATCAATTTTACCCATGAGATTATTATATATAATTTCTGATTTTTTCCGTCTTGTCATTTTCAACTTAATAGGCTATCGTAAAAAAGTAGTGATTCAAAACCTAAAAACAGCTTTTCCAGAAAAAGACGATAAAGAAATAAAAAACATAACAAAAAAATTCTACATACATTTCTTTGACTTAATCTTTGAAAGCATTAAATCTTTCACAATTAGTGAAAAAGAAATACTCAAGCGCTATAAGTACAAAAATCCCGAAATTATAAACAAACTTGCTAAAGAGGGAAAAAGTATTGCTTTAGTTGGAGCGCATCAAGCAAATTGGGAATGGTCTTTTAGTCTCCCTCTAGTACTTGATCTTCATGTTTTTGGAGCTTACACAAAACTCGCTAACAAATATTTTGAAAAAGCCGTAAAAAGCTCTAGATCCAAATTTGGTATTACTGGATTTAAAACTTCAGAAACAGTAAAAGGTATTCACAAAAATTACCAAAACAACATACAAGGTCTATACATATTATTAAGCGATCAATCTCCTCAAGTGCATAAATCTCATTACTGGACTAATTTTTTAAGTGTTAGAGTTCCTATACACACTGGTGCTGAAATGCTTTCTAAAAAATATAACCTTGCTGTTGTTAACTACTGTGCTAAAAAAATTAAAAGAGGTTATTATGAAACAGAGTTTGAACTTATAACCGAATCTCCTAAAGATTTTGAAAACTACCAAATAACAGACAAATATTTAGAAATTACCGAAAAAAATATTAAAGCACAACCAGAGTTTTATTTATGGACACACAAGCGCTTTAAGCATAAAGACAAATACGAACAATGGTTAAAAAACAGAAAGGCTTCTCAATAA
- the bshB1 gene encoding bacillithiol biosynthesis deacetylase BshB1: MKLDILAFGAHPDDVELGCAATIAKEISEGKKVGIVDLTRGELGTRGSAELRDKEASIAADILGVSVRENLGFADSFFKNDKEHQLEIIKMIRKYQPEIVLCNAIDDRHIDHPKGSQLVSDACFLSGLLKIVTELDGVQQEKWRPKQVYHYIQWKNIEPDFVVNVTGFMDKKISSVMAYSSQFFDPKSNEPETPITSKNFTDSIEYRARDLGRLIGVDFAEGFTSERYVAVENLSKLI, from the coding sequence ATGAAACTAGATATATTAGCTTTTGGAGCGCACCCAGATGATGTTGAACTAGGATGTGCAGCTACCATAGCCAAAGAAATTTCAGAAGGAAAAAAAGTTGGGATAGTTGATTTAACTCGTGGAGAGTTAGGAACAAGAGGTTCTGCTGAATTGCGTGATAAAGAAGCATCAATAGCTGCTGACATTTTAGGGGTTTCAGTACGTGAAAACTTAGGCTTTGCAGATAGCTTTTTTAAAAATGATAAAGAACATCAACTAGAAATTATTAAAATGATACGTAAGTATCAACCAGAAATAGTGTTGTGTAATGCTATTGACGATCGCCATATTGATCACCCTAAAGGAAGTCAGTTAGTGTCCGATGCTTGTTTTTTAAGCGGTTTGCTTAAAATAGTAACTGAGTTAGATGGAGTTCAACAAGAAAAATGGAGACCGAAACAAGTTTATCACTATATACAATGGAAAAATATTGAACCTGACTTTGTGGTGAATGTTACTGGTTTTATGGATAAAAAAATCAGTTCAGTTATGGCGTATTCATCACAGTTTTTTGATCCGAAAAGTAACGAGCCAGAAACTCCAATAACTAGTAAAAACTTTACCGATAGTATAGAGTATAGAGCAAGAGACTTGGGAAGATTGATAGGGGTTGATTTTGCAGAAGGCTTTACATCAGAACGTTACGTGGCAGTAGAAAATTTAAGTAAATTAATTTAA
- a CDS encoding GNAT family N-acetyltransferase gives MNINFNLISKEDILTILPLLRKANTTTPKDILKARVLEMAAYPNYECIGVFDDDKLIGICGLWYSTRHYIGKSVEPDHVIVDENYRGNNIGKQLFKWVYDYTKSKGYEAVELNTYTTNRKSHKFYYNEGFEIYGFHFLKIIRDEKSFF, from the coding sequence ATGAATATAAATTTTAACCTGATTAGCAAAGAAGATATTCTTACAATTCTTCCTCTTTTACGTAAAGCCAATACTACGACACCAAAAGATATTTTAAAAGCTAGAGTTTTAGAAATGGCAGCATACCCTAACTATGAATGCATAGGTGTTTTTGATGATGATAAACTAATAGGTATTTGTGGACTTTGGTACAGCACTAGACACTATATTGGTAAGAGTGTAGAACCTGACCATGTAATTGTTGATGAAAACTATAGAGGTAACAATATTGGTAAGCAGCTTTTTAAATGGGTATATGATTATACAAAATCTAAAGGATATGAAGCTGTTGAATTAAATACGTACACTACTAACAGAAAGTCTCATAAGTTTTATTACAACGAAGGCTTTGAAATCTATGGTTTTCATTTTCTTAAAATTATAAGGGATGAAAAATCTTTTTTCTAA
- a CDS encoding rhomboid family intramembrane serine protease: protein MSQVIIILIVANVLVSLKGFSDAAFFDRYKFQVQRILGGEKIRMLTSGFLHVDWLHLGFNMYALYLFGELAMRNFSVINFVLIYVASLLAGSMYSLYQHKRELYYSAVGASGAVSGVMFSAILLYPDKTYSFIFFPFIEFPAYVLGIGYLLYSIYGMKNQVGNIGHSAHLGGAIGGYLITLVLRPSVITNHTIMVGIMALIILGLFFFGDKLKLNK, encoded by the coding sequence ATGAGTCAAGTTATTATTATACTGATTGTAGCCAATGTATTAGTGTCTTTAAAAGGGTTTAGTGATGCGGCTTTTTTTGATCGCTATAAATTTCAAGTTCAAAGAATATTAGGGGGAGAGAAAATACGAATGTTAACTTCAGGTTTTTTACATGTAGATTGGTTGCATTTAGGATTTAATATGTATGCTTTGTATTTGTTTGGAGAGCTAGCTATGAGAAATTTTAGTGTAATTAATTTTGTGTTGATTTATGTAGCTAGTTTGTTGGCAGGAAGTATGTATTCGTTATATCAGCATAAAAGAGAATTGTATTACAGCGCAGTAGGAGCATCGGGAGCAGTGTCAGGTGTTATGTTTTCTGCTATTTTACTATATCCAGACAAGACCTATAGTTTCATATTTTTTCCATTTATTGAATTCCCTGCATATGTTTTAGGTATAGGATATTTATTGTATTCTATTTACGGAATGAAAAACCAAGTAGGTAATATTGGTCATTCAGCTCATTTAGGAGGTGCTATTGGTGGATATTTGATAACATTAGTGTTACGGCCAAGTGTAATAACGAATCATACAATAATGGTTGGTATTATGGCGCTAATTATTCTAGGATTATTTTTCTTTGGAGATAAATTAAAACTAAATAAATAA
- a CDS encoding YqgE/AlgH family protein: MVAFKPEKGRLLIAEPAILNDSSFKRTIVLLTEHNEKSSVGFILNRPLDHVLSDLVPEIDCDFTVYQGGPVEQDNLYFIHKVPHLLPNSIEVANGIYWGGNFDLLKELLNNKQLKASDIRFFLGYSGWGANQLEEELLMNSWFITENDYENILTTSNKGFWKEKLLQRGGKYKIWANAPSDIQMN, from the coding sequence ATGGTTGCATTTAAACCGGAAAAAGGTAGGTTATTAATTGCTGAACCAGCAATTTTAAATGATAGTTCTTTTAAGAGAACCATCGTTTTACTTACTGAGCATAATGAAAAAAGTTCGGTAGGTTTTATTTTAAACAGACCTTTAGACCATGTACTTAGCGATTTAGTTCCTGAGATAGACTGTGATTTTACAGTATATCAGGGCGGACCAGTAGAACAGGATAATTTATATTTTATCCACAAAGTTCCACACTTACTTCCTAACAGTATTGAAGTTGCAAACGGTATTTACTGGGGGGGAAATTTTGATCTTTTAAAAGAGTTATTAAATAACAAACAGTTAAAAGCTAGCGATATTCGTTTCTTTTTAGGCTATTCTGGCTGGGGGGCAAACCAATTAGAAGAGGAACTGTTAATGAACTCTTGGTTTATAACAGAGAATGACTACGAAAATATTTTAACCACTAGTAATAAAGGTTTTTGGAAAGAAAAACTATTACAAAGAGGTGGTAAGTATAAAATTTGGGCAAATGCTCCTAGCGATATTCAAATGAACTAA
- a CDS encoding sensor histidine kinase, whose translation MMKTQYHITKTAMRNNFVLSTQKHSVQNFAFLLLCCFICGLINVSAQNQPLKTYTKNNGLPSLHINNCSQDKTGYIWLASNNGLIRFNGNEFTTFTTKNGLISNNVNIISSKGNTIFIGTDKGLSIKNHHGFTNFEGNNVNCILTVKNHTFLGTDKGVVRVREDYLSPLRTNFQIDLNQINDMLFDGKFYWIATNKSLWKLDKLINPKVLKRIDVNNYTSLLINGKTIIATTYNKGLKFIKNNEVETQSITTQNVIEIKKINNQFWIISEDNGIEVLDANFNFVRNINKYNTLTTNEITSAFQDNENNTWVSTKDKGVYFIKSDKPIQKKPTISFENIEVVFTPLDSININNYSKTLKLPADKNHISFYYKTIDISNSNKLEYRYTLNNQTSPWSTKSAIDLAYLSPGNYTFSAQSRVGKIESTPIEFNFYIDTPIYKKSWFIWSTIGVASIILTLIVWSYIRRIQAKNKAKVAKLELENHLISLEQKALQLQMNPHFIFNVLNGIKALGNSGKSVELNTTISKFATLLRGVLHNSRQEEISLAEEITTLKNYIELEQQINSNAFEYSIITNLSIDPEEILIPPMLIQPFVENSIKHGISSVENGKIRISFSIKNDLLHCEIIDNGIGVHQSKELKKVSSHKSVALKVTQERIRNLSKKGAFSIIELYDKRKVTGTKVLFEIPLKTDF comes from the coding sequence ATGATGAAAACCCAATATCATATTACAAAAACAGCTATGAGAAACAATTTTGTATTGAGTACTCAAAAACACTCAGTACAAAATTTTGCTTTTTTACTACTTTGCTGTTTTATCTGTGGTCTGATAAATGTTTCTGCTCAAAACCAACCTTTAAAAACTTACACCAAAAATAATGGGTTACCAAGCCTACACATAAACAACTGTTCTCAAGATAAAACTGGTTATATTTGGTTAGCTTCCAATAACGGCTTAATTAGATTTAACGGAAATGAGTTTACTACTTTTACAACAAAAAATGGATTAATTTCTAACAACGTTAATATCATTTCTTCAAAAGGAAATACTATATTTATTGGTACCGATAAAGGTTTAAGTATAAAAAACCATCATGGGTTTACTAATTTTGAAGGCAACAATGTTAACTGCATTTTAACCGTTAAAAACCATACTTTTTTAGGCACTGATAAAGGAGTTGTTAGAGTTCGTGAAGACTATCTCTCTCCTCTTCGTACCAACTTTCAAATTGATTTAAATCAGATAAACGATATGTTATTTGATGGAAAGTTTTACTGGATAGCTACTAATAAATCTTTGTGGAAGCTTGATAAGCTTATCAATCCTAAAGTTTTAAAAAGAATTGATGTAAATAATTACACTTCTCTTTTAATTAACGGAAAAACGATAATTGCAACTACTTATAACAAAGGCCTTAAATTCATTAAAAACAACGAAGTAGAAACACAAAGCATCACTACGCAAAATGTTATTGAAATTAAAAAAATCAATAATCAATTTTGGATTATCTCTGAGGATAATGGTATTGAAGTACTAGATGCTAATTTTAATTTCGTTAGAAACATTAATAAATATAATACCTTAACTACCAATGAAATTACCAGTGCTTTTCAAGACAATGAAAATAACACTTGGGTTTCTACAAAAGATAAGGGAGTTTATTTTATTAAAAGTGACAAACCAATACAAAAAAAGCCTACCATTTCTTTTGAAAATATTGAGGTAGTTTTTACTCCTTTAGATAGCATTAACATAAACAACTACAGCAAAACTCTAAAACTCCCTGCAGATAAAAACCATATCTCTTTTTATTACAAAACAATAGATATTAGCAACTCAAATAAGTTGGAGTATCGCTATACGCTCAACAATCAAACCAGTCCTTGGAGTACTAAAAGTGCTATCGATTTAGCTTATCTTTCTCCAGGAAACTATACATTTTCAGCTCAATCAAGAGTTGGAAAAATAGAAAGCACTCCTATTGAGTTTAATTTTTATATTGATACTCCTATCTATAAAAAAAGTTGGTTTATTTGGTCTACCATTGGAGTAGCCAGCATAATTTTAACACTCATTGTTTGGTCATATATCAGAAGAATTCAAGCTAAAAACAAAGCTAAAGTTGCAAAGTTAGAACTGGAAAATCATTTGATATCTCTAGAGCAAAAAGCCTTGCAACTTCAAATGAATCCGCATTTTATTTTTAATGTTTTAAATGGAATTAAAGCACTAGGAAACTCAGGAAAATCAGTTGAATTAAATACAACCATTAGTAAATTTGCTACTCTTTTACGTGGTGTTTTACACAATTCTAGACAAGAAGAAATTAGCTTAGCTGAAGAAATTACCACGCTAAAAAATTATATTGAACTAGAGCAACAGATAAACTCAAACGCCTTTGAATATTCAATAATTACAAACCTTTCTATTGATCCTGAAGAAATTCTAATTCCACCAATGCTAATACAACCTTTTGTTGAAAACAGTATAAAACACGGAATCTCTTCTGTTGAAAACGGAAAAATTAGGATCAGTTTTTCTATAAAAAACGATCTTTTACATTGTGAAATAATAGATAACGGTATTGGTGTTCATCAATCAAAAGAACTTAAAAAAGTTAGCTCACATAAATCCGTAGCTTTAAAAGTTACGCAAGAACGAATTCGAAACCTGTCAAAAAAGGGAGCTTTTTCCATTATTGAACTATATGATAAAAGAAAAGTAACAGGAACTAAGGTACTATTTGAAATTCCTTTAAAAACTGATTTTTAA
- a CDS encoding LytR/AlgR family response regulator transcription factor: MKKLSAILVDDMSTALEMLQNDLTQFHPEIEIIDTAKSVVEASKVLRKQQPDILFLDIMLGDGTGFDVLEIHPNLSSKIIFVTASDEYAIKAFKFAAIDYVLKPYSNEDLANAINKAKNQIKPDKEQLTVLQQSISKPNQRPKKISLNTSDKIMVVNLDDIVRCQSDNNYTEFFMNDGQKILVGKTLKHFADMLKEYDFLRVHQSHLINIQFIKEFIKSDGGYLVLKNKTTVPVSVRKKNEVISVLEKM; encoded by the coding sequence ATGAAAAAACTTTCTGCAATTTTAGTAGACGATATGTCAACAGCTTTAGAGATGTTACAAAACGATCTTACTCAGTTTCACCCAGAAATTGAAATTATTGATACTGCTAAAAGTGTAGTAGAAGCATCAAAAGTTTTACGAAAGCAACAACCAGATATTTTATTTTTAGATATTATGCTGGGAGACGGTACTGGTTTCGATGTTTTAGAAATTCATCCAAACCTATCTTCAAAAATTATTTTTGTTACTGCAAGCGACGAGTATGCCATTAAAGCTTTTAAATTTGCTGCTATTGATTATGTATTAAAACCATATTCAAACGAAGATTTAGCAAATGCAATTAACAAAGCAAAAAATCAAATTAAACCCGACAAAGAACAGCTTACAGTCCTCCAACAATCCATTTCAAAACCAAATCAACGTCCTAAAAAGATTTCATTAAACACTTCTGACAAAATTATGGTGGTAAATTTAGACGATATTGTTCGTTGTCAGTCCGATAATAATTACACAGAGTTTTTTATGAATGATGGACAAAAAATATTAGTTGGAAAAACCTTAAAGCACTTTGCTGATATGTTGAAGGAATACGATTTTTTACGAGTTCACCAAAGTCATCTAATTAATATTCAATTCATTAAAGAATTCATAAAATCTGATGGAGGATATTTAGTTTTAAAAAACAAAACAACTGTTCCTGTTTCAGTTCGTAAAAAAAATGAAGTAATTAGTGTTTTAGAAAAAATGTAA
- a CDS encoding START-like domain-containing protein — protein MSKVKFELEFPIHASPSMLYQYFATPAGLEEWFADRVNSRGKLITFIWDDSEEEAKIITKKTDERIKFKWTESEGDDSYFEFKIQVDPLTKDVAVIVTDFADDEEDAEEAKMLWQNQIEELKHTIGA, from the coding sequence ATGAGCAAAGTTAAATTTGAATTAGAGTTCCCTATTCATGCATCACCAAGCATGTTATATCAATATTTTGCAACGCCAGCAGGTTTAGAAGAATGGTTTGCAGATAGAGTAAATTCACGAGGAAAGCTTATTACATTTATTTGGGATGACTCTGAAGAAGAGGCAAAGATAATTACCAAAAAAACAGACGAACGTATTAAGTTTAAATGGACTGAAAGTGAAGGTGATGATAGTTATTTTGAATTCAAAATACAGGTAGACCCACTAACAAAAGATGTTGCTGTAATTGTTACAGATTTTGCCGATGATGAAGAGGATGCGGAAGAAGCAAAAATGCTTTGGCAAAACCAAATAGAAGAATTAAAGCATACAATAGGAGCTTAA
- a CDS encoding aminotransferase class IV — translation MVNFNGTLISDNEVQISTKNRAFKYGDAIFETIKVLNGKVVFAEDHYFRLMASMRMLRMKIPMKFTLEYLQDEILKVIKELPESSSYRIRLTVFRKDGGLYAPVTNEINYIIEGTPLENVEKETYRMDVFKDFYNYSGLLSTIKTTNRMLNTLAAVFAEENDLDNCILLNERKGVVETINGNIFIVKGNTIKTPALTEGCIKGIIRKKVIEIIEKHSEYTIEETTISPFEIQKADEVFITNAIVGIQPVTNYRKKEFSTDITNKIKSSLKLATVTS, via the coding sequence ATGGTAAACTTTAATGGAACTTTAATTTCTGATAACGAAGTACAAATTTCAACCAAGAATAGAGCTTTTAAGTATGGCGATGCTATTTTTGAAACAATTAAAGTGTTAAACGGTAAAGTTGTTTTTGCAGAAGACCACTATTTTAGGTTAATGGCTTCAATGCGAATGCTTCGTATGAAGATACCTATGAAGTTTACCCTTGAGTATTTGCAAGATGAAATTCTTAAAGTAATAAAAGAACTACCTGAATCTTCTTCTTATAGAATACGATTAACTGTTTTTAGAAAAGACGGAGGTTTATATGCGCCAGTTACAAACGAAATAAATTATATTATTGAAGGAACTCCATTAGAGAATGTAGAAAAAGAGACCTATAGAATGGATGTTTTTAAAGATTTTTATAACTATTCTGGGTTGCTTTCAACAATAAAAACAACTAATAGAATGTTGAATACATTAGCAGCTGTTTTTGCCGAAGAAAACGATTTAGATAATTGTATTTTGCTAAATGAACGTAAAGGGGTTGTTGAAACTATTAATGGAAACATCTTTATAGTAAAAGGAAACACAATAAAAACTCCAGCTTTAACAGAAGGGTGTATTAAAGGAATTATTAGAAAAAAAGTAATTGAGATTATAGAAAAACACTCAGAGTATACAATAGAAGAAACAACTATTTCTCCTTTTGAAATCCAAAAAGCAGACGAAGTTTTTATAACAAACGCTATTGTTGGAATTCAACCAGTTACTAATTATCGTAAAAAAGAATTTTCAACAGATATAACTAATAAAATAAAAAGTAGTTTAAAACTTGCGACAGTAACTAGTTAA